One Streptosporangium sp. NBC_01495 DNA window includes the following coding sequences:
- a CDS encoding transposase, with amino-acid sequence METVGTDSRGYDANKKTGGRKRFVVLDTLGLSMAVMVRPAGVQDRAGATTMPLGLYLSGGCRMIAADGHHRHPHYEKRR; translated from the coding sequence TTGGAAACCGTCGGGACCGACAGTCGCGGCTACGACGCGAACAAGAAGACAGGCGGCCGCAAACGGTTCGTGGTCCTCGACACGCTCGGGTTGTCGATGGCGGTGATGGTCCGCCCGGCCGGGGTACAGGACCGCGCCGGGGCCACCACCATGCCGCTGGGATTGTATTTAAGTGGTGGCTGCCGGATGATCGCGGCCGACGGGCACCACCGGCACCCTCACTATGAGAAACGCCGGTAG
- a CDS encoding C40 family peptidase, with the protein MGKPYVWGANGPSAFDCSGLVYHSLNKAGIKIGDTTAAGYQASGQPVTVPQPGDIVFFGSPPDHCGIYVGEGKMIEAPRPGESVRVAEVAGKGPITYRRFS; encoded by the coding sequence ATCGGGAAACCCTACGTCTGGGGCGCCAACGGACCGTCGGCCTTCGACTGCAGCGGGCTCGTCTACCACTCGCTGAACAAGGCCGGGATCAAGATCGGTGATACCACCGCGGCCGGCTACCAGGCGAGCGGGCAGCCGGTCACGGTCCCGCAGCCCGGGGACATCGTCTTCTTCGGCAGTCCTCCGGACCACTGCGGGATCTACGTCGGCGAAGGCAAGATGATCGAAGCGCCCCGTCCGGGGGAGTCGGTCAGGGTGGCGGAGGTGGCGGGGAAAGGGCCCATCACCTACCGGCGTTTCTCATAG
- a CDS encoding WXG100 family type VII secretion target, with translation MSVREEIAKLPGGASLAALVDKVNGRPADIRDVAIRWRGLAGKVNEHIGSLRSAVVDVDNNWEGESANAFDVYMRNYSKANTTFHGALLTCAGLLDTAATALEEAKSKVNTLCDNVLADHRVTVYRNSTSEAERKKAEPGALAAVNGALSTAGEPVSSADEAVSKAMKEIKKTIDDESVFFAIVKAPGDQEFTPGQGRTFDWRRTTGPDPSHTTLASTNGGGAGPAASPSLGGGSGGSSGSGGSGSGGPAVAAVCGRDRARRRHRGRRPGEHRETLRLGRQRTVGLRLQRARLPLAEQGRDQDR, from the coding sequence GTGAGCGTCCGGGAGGAGATCGCCAAGCTGCCCGGCGGCGCCTCGCTGGCCGCCCTCGTGGACAAGGTCAACGGCAGGCCGGCCGACATCCGCGATGTCGCGATCCGATGGCGGGGCCTGGCCGGCAAGGTGAACGAGCACATCGGCTCCCTCCGCTCCGCGGTCGTCGACGTCGACAACAACTGGGAGGGCGAGTCGGCCAACGCCTTCGACGTCTACATGCGCAATTACAGCAAGGCCAACACCACGTTCCACGGTGCGCTGCTGACCTGTGCGGGTCTGCTCGACACGGCCGCCACGGCACTGGAGGAGGCCAAGTCCAAGGTCAACACCCTCTGCGACAACGTCCTCGCCGACCACAGGGTCACCGTCTACCGCAACAGCACGTCCGAGGCGGAGCGGAAGAAGGCCGAGCCTGGCGCCCTTGCCGCGGTCAACGGTGCCCTCTCCACCGCCGGCGAGCCTGTCAGCTCCGCCGACGAGGCCGTGAGCAAGGCGATGAAGGAGATCAAGAAGACGATCGACGACGAGTCCGTCTTCTTCGCCATCGTCAAGGCGCCCGGCGACCAGGAGTTCACCCCGGGGCAGGGCCGCACCTTCGACTGGAGGCGGACTACGGGGCCTGATCCGAGTCACACGACCCTCGCCAGTACGAACGGCGGCGGAGCCGGACCTGCCGCCTCGCCCAGCCTCGGAGGCGGCTCCGGCGGCTCCAGTGGCTCCGGCGGCTCCGGGTCGGGTGGCCCGGCGGTCGCGGCCGTATGTGGCCGGGACCGGGCTCGGCGTCGACATCGTGGCCGCCGCCCGGGCGAACATCGGGAAACCCTACGTCTGGGGCGCCAACGGACCGTCGGCCTTCGACTGCAGCGGGCTCGTCTACCACTCGCTGAACAAGGCCGGGATCAAGATCGGTGA
- a CDS encoding ABATE domain-containing protein, protein MIEGTKTSPMPGERPLAADLANRRPATAGELADRCRAAGLVLEHPVTSQDLDRVHPVMEAWEKVVDAADERERAEPVNRMLADSAAHPRLTDHADGGWHLHYRDDSRPLGSVLFALISAGGQVHVSPPAAAKAWSSAVRTRSAG, encoded by the coding sequence GTGATCGAGGGAACGAAGACCTCGCCGATGCCGGGCGAGAGGCCCCTGGCCGCGGACCTGGCCAACCGACGCCCGGCGACCGCCGGGGAACTCGCGGACCGCTGCCGCGCCGCCGGGCTCGTGCTGGAACACCCGGTCACGTCCCAGGACCTGGACCGTGTCCACCCCGTAATGGAGGCGTGGGAGAAGGTCGTCGACGCCGCCGACGAGCGCGAGCGCGCCGAGCCGGTCAACCGCATGCTGGCGGACTCCGCCGCCCACCCGCGACTGACCGACCACGCGGACGGCGGCTGGCACCTGCACTACCGCGACGACAGCCGGCCGCTCGGCTCCGTGCTGTTCGCGCTCATCTCCGCCGGAGGGCAGGTTCACGTGAGCCCGCCCGCCGCGGCGAAGGCGTGGTCCAGTGCCGTGCGAACCCGCTCGGCCGGGTAG
- a CDS encoding PQQ-dependent sugar dehydrogenase, which produces MPISRRTGLGLALLSAALVACSATETTGSADSGSGPPAASPAATASRAEPTGKPGTDAAPQVRFTEFAQLDMPVAMALRKDDPTLYIAEQTGRLRAVTDGKVAEAPVVDLSQEISKGNEQGLLGVAFHPDGDFLYLNWTDREGHTHITEWAFSGGRATGRRDVLTQRQPYANHNGGQLAFGPDGYLYIALGDGGSGGDPQGNGQNLDTWLGKILRIDPRGTPYKVPRDNPFVGRQSGVKPEIWSYGLRNPWRFTFDAKTGDMWIGDVGQNAWEEVDFEPKGEGGRNYGWNLKEGTHPFEGGGGGGDTVDPVIEYPLGEGGNCSVIAGYVYRGERIPGLEGRFVYGDFCAGWVKAAPPGGSGRGDDLGTVEQLSSFGQGHDGELYALSLSGPVYRLEPGAG; this is translated from the coding sequence GTGCCGATCTCCCGCCGGACAGGATTGGGCCTGGCCCTGCTGAGCGCGGCGCTGGTCGCCTGCTCCGCCACCGAGACCACCGGCTCCGCCGACTCCGGATCCGGCCCTCCCGCCGCCTCGCCCGCCGCCACGGCCTCGCGGGCGGAGCCCACCGGAAAGCCGGGTACGGACGCAGCCCCGCAGGTCCGCTTCACCGAGTTCGCCCAGCTGGACATGCCGGTGGCGATGGCCTTGCGCAAGGACGACCCGACGCTCTACATCGCCGAGCAGACGGGACGGCTGCGCGCCGTGACGGACGGGAAGGTCGCCGAGGCGCCCGTCGTCGACCTCTCCCAGGAGATCAGCAAGGGCAACGAGCAGGGACTGCTCGGGGTGGCCTTCCATCCGGACGGAGACTTCCTCTACCTCAACTGGACCGACCGCGAGGGGCACACCCACATCACCGAGTGGGCCTTCTCGGGAGGCAGGGCGACCGGCCGCAGGGACGTGCTGACCCAGCGCCAGCCGTACGCCAACCACAACGGCGGCCAGCTCGCCTTCGGGCCCGACGGGTACCTCTACATCGCCCTCGGCGACGGCGGCAGCGGGGGAGACCCACAGGGCAACGGCCAGAACCTGGACACCTGGCTCGGCAAGATTCTCAGGATCGACCCGCGCGGCACCCCGTACAAGGTCCCCCGCGACAACCCGTTCGTCGGCAGGCAGAGCGGCGTCAAGCCGGAGATCTGGTCCTACGGCCTGCGCAACCCCTGGAGGTTCACCTTCGACGCGAAGACCGGCGACATGTGGATCGGCGACGTCGGCCAGAACGCCTGGGAGGAGGTCGACTTCGAGCCGAAGGGCGAGGGGGGCCGCAACTACGGCTGGAACCTGAAGGAGGGCACCCACCCCTTCGAGGGCGGCGGCGGTGGCGGCGACACGGTGGATCCGGTCATCGAGTATCCCCTGGGCGAGGGCGGCAACTGCTCGGTCATCGCCGGATACGTCTACCGGGGCGAGCGGATCCCCGGCCTGGAGGGACGGTTCGTCTACGGCGACTTCTGCGCGGGCTGGGTCAAGGCCGCGCCCCCCGGCGGGTCGGGGCGGGGCGACGACCTCGGCACGGTGGAGCAGCTGTCGTCCTTCGGCCAGGGCCACGACGGCGAGTTGTACGCGCTCAGCCTGTCGGGGCCCGTCTACCGCCTGGAGCCGGGCGCCGGCTAG
- a CDS encoding DUF4012 domain-containing protein → MVGLPVSAALVLAGGWSAHLGMRVHDHLEATRTALVRVRAVMGVGDPHPAAAALAEARRHAAEARRLTGGPEWWTIAHAPIVGNAATTVRGLAEAAAELTDVLAGVREVATSFLMTGSHSPDDPRHRLAALDAAAPVLDDGVFRLGRVLSLLAATPGGTGLDRLDEARGTALAEIGRLHGLLGDAADAATLLPPMLGRDGPRHYFLAFQTNAEARGTGGLVGAFGILKADRGRVAVEHLSANKGLATSPVPVAEHGRDFLGRYGTGATRMLSVSNLSPHFPYAAATWTGLWERQSRRRLDGAVATDPVGLAHLLRLIGPVSLPGGGRVTAGNVVDLTERKAYARHPDPAARKRFLIEIAAAVGEALPASITAPARLLPVLSDMVSERRIQVWSRHEAEQRRLSGTPISGVLPSRPGPFAGLVVNNSAGGKLDYYLERALDYELGPCRGGLRSSTVRIGLTNDVPRRTLPSYVTGRLDDPGHRHVPGSNLLWVSLYGGLGARMTAARLDGDRVAVIRETERSHPVYSVLLEFAPGQSRTLEFDFTELASGEPPRVPVQPLVRPQRTRVAQDPRGCPP, encoded by the coding sequence GTGGTGGGCCTGCCGGTCTCCGCGGCCCTGGTGCTGGCGGGGGGCTGGTCGGCCCATCTCGGTATGCGTGTCCACGACCACCTGGAGGCCACCCGGACCGCACTGGTCCGGGTGCGCGCGGTGATGGGTGTGGGCGACCCGCACCCGGCGGCCGCGGCGCTGGCCGAGGCCCGGCGGCACGCGGCCGAGGCCCGGCGGCTCACCGGGGGCCCGGAGTGGTGGACGATCGCCCACGCCCCGATCGTGGGGAACGCCGCGACGACCGTGCGCGGGCTCGCCGAGGCCGCCGCCGAGCTGACCGACGTTCTCGCCGGCGTGCGGGAGGTCGCCACCTCCTTCCTGATGACCGGGTCGCACTCCCCGGATGACCCGCGCCACCGGCTGGCCGCGCTCGACGCCGCGGCGCCGGTCCTGGACGACGGCGTCTTTCGCCTCGGACGGGTGCTCTCACTCCTGGCGGCCACCCCCGGCGGTACCGGCCTGGACCGGCTGGACGAGGCGCGCGGTACGGCACTGGCCGAGATCGGCCGGCTACACGGCCTGCTCGGCGACGCCGCGGACGCCGCCACCCTGCTGCCCCCGATGCTCGGCCGCGACGGCCCCCGCCACTACTTCCTGGCCTTCCAGACCAACGCCGAGGCGCGAGGTACCGGAGGGCTGGTCGGAGCCTTCGGCATCCTGAAGGCCGACCGCGGCAGGGTCGCCGTCGAACACCTCTCCGCCAACAAGGGACTGGCCACGAGTCCCGTCCCCGTCGCCGAGCACGGCCGGGACTTCCTCGGGCGCTATGGAACGGGTGCGACCAGGATGCTCTCCGTCTCGAACCTCTCCCCGCACTTCCCGTACGCCGCGGCCACCTGGACGGGGTTGTGGGAGCGGCAGAGCCGAAGGCGGCTGGACGGCGCCGTCGCCACCGACCCGGTGGGGCTCGCCCACCTGCTGAGGTTGATCGGGCCGGTCTCCCTCCCCGGAGGAGGGAGGGTCACCGCCGGGAACGTCGTCGACCTCACCGAGCGGAAGGCCTACGCCCGCCACCCCGACCCCGCGGCGCGCAAGCGGTTCCTCATCGAGATCGCCGCCGCCGTCGGCGAGGCGCTGCCCGCTTCCATCACCGCCCCCGCCAGGCTGCTGCCCGTGCTGTCCGACATGGTGAGCGAGCGGCGGATCCAGGTCTGGAGCCGCCACGAGGCGGAGCAACGGCGCCTGTCGGGCACACCGATCAGCGGCGTGCTGCCGTCGCGGCCCGGACCGTTCGCGGGACTGGTGGTCAACAACTCCGCCGGCGGCAAGCTCGACTACTACCTGGAGCGCGCTCTCGACTACGAGCTGGGCCCCTGCCGGGGCGGGCTGCGCTCCTCGACGGTGCGGATCGGGCTCACCAACGACGTCCCGCGGCGGACGCTGCCCTCCTACGTCACCGGTCGGCTCGACGACCCGGGGCACCGCCACGTCCCCGGTTCCAACCTGCTCTGGGTGTCGCTGTACGGCGGGCTCGGCGCGAGGATGACCGCGGCCCGCCTCGACGGCGACCGGGTGGCGGTCATCAGGGAGACCGAACGCTCCCACCCCGTCTACTCGGTTCTTCTGGAGTTCGCCCCCGGACAGTCCAGGACGCTGGAGTTCGACTTCACCGAACTCGCCTCCGGTGAGCCACCGCGGGTTCCGGTGCAGCCGCTTGTCCGTCCCCAGCGGACTCGCGTCGCCCAGGACCCACGGGGTTGCCCACCCTGA
- a CDS encoding arsenate reductase/protein-tyrosine-phosphatase family protein: MKASPRTGGTAQDPATAESAAVPGEGVPAGHEGCGQRCWRDVRKVGEPRDGARFRILFVCTGNVCRSPLAERLTRSALGPCPAVQVTSAGTRAEPGREMTERARRVLVRLGGDPAGFGSRPLVPDLVAAADLVLTATRGHRAESVAMHLAAVTRTFTIAEFGTLVRAVPPEEITHHRDPVRRARALVDEARALRGLVRVDQLDIADPFGRSRLAYRVAGRDIARSLAVPLRLLTHSPAS, translated from the coding sequence ATGAAGGCTTCACCGCGGACCGGTGGGACCGCACAGGACCCCGCGACCGCGGAGAGCGCCGCGGTCCCGGGCGAGGGCGTCCCGGCCGGGCACGAGGGCTGCGGGCAGCGTTGCTGGCGGGATGTCCGGAAGGTGGGGGAGCCGCGGGACGGTGCCCGCTTTCGCATTCTCTTCGTGTGCACCGGCAACGTCTGCCGCTCCCCGCTGGCCGAGCGGCTGACCCGCTCGGCCCTAGGGCCGTGCCCGGCGGTCCAGGTGACCAGCGCGGGCACCCGCGCCGAGCCGGGGCGGGAGATGACCGAACGCGCCCGGCGGGTTCTGGTACGGCTCGGCGGCGATCCCGCCGGCTTCGGCTCCCGTCCGCTCGTTCCCGACCTGGTGGCCGCCGCCGATCTCGTGCTCACGGCCACCCGCGGGCACCGCGCGGAATCGGTGGCCATGCACCTCGCGGCGGTCACGCGAACCTTCACCATCGCCGAGTTCGGCACGCTGGTGCGGGCCGTGCCGCCGGAGGAGATCACCCATCACCGGGATCCCGTGCGGCGGGCCCGCGCGCTGGTCGACGAGGCGCGGGCGCTGCGCGGGCTGGTCCGGGTCGATCAGCTCGACATCGCCGACCCGTTCGGGCGCTCCCGGCTGGCCTACCGGGTGGCGGGACGGGACATCGCGAGGTCGCTCGCCGTCCCGCTTCGGCTGCTCACACACTCACCGGCCTCTTGA
- a CDS encoding polysaccharide biosynthesis tyrosine autokinase: MDLLYYARLARRNWLIILLSLILAVGAALAVTANMPPKYVSTISMLVSGHDKEGSLSTAYQAGMLSAQRVQSYANLLSSRRVVGQIVEGEDIPRVQQNISAEAVPGTVLLRATVTDTDPARASLLANALGDRFSKLIDQIERPTPGSRPTIKITVVDEADVPREPVSPRPLVNLAVALLIALIATMAVIILRDRLDTTLTSSEALREASGGSVLGVIGYERDARHHPLIVRNRGRSSRSEAFRALRTNLQFIGVDRQPKSLVVTSCLPGEGKSSTSANLAITLAQAGWRVILVDGDLRRPSIPRYLGIEGVTGLTDVLIDRTRLNEVIQVWGDAGLSVLPSGQIPPNPSELLGSNGMRQVLAQLTETYDMVIIDAPPLLPVTDAATVTALCDGALLVARYGKTRREHMTRASELLASINARVVGTVLNFVPAGSDTYYGYNSGYGYESEVKRPVSV, translated from the coding sequence GTGGATCTGCTCTACTACGCACGGCTGGCGCGCAGGAACTGGCTGATCATCCTCCTCTCATTGATCCTGGCGGTGGGTGCGGCGCTCGCCGTCACGGCGAACATGCCGCCGAAATACGTCTCGACGATCTCCATGCTGGTGTCGGGCCACGACAAGGAGGGCAGCCTCTCCACCGCCTACCAGGCGGGCATGCTGTCGGCCCAGCGGGTGCAGTCCTACGCCAACCTGCTGTCCAGCCGCCGGGTGGTCGGCCAGATCGTCGAGGGCGAGGACATCCCGCGCGTCCAGCAGAACATCAGCGCCGAGGCCGTCCCCGGCACCGTGCTCCTGCGTGCCACGGTCACCGACACCGACCCCGCGCGGGCCTCCCTGCTGGCCAACGCCCTGGGAGACCGCTTCTCGAAGCTGATCGACCAGATCGAGCGGCCCACTCCGGGCAGCCGCCCCACCATCAAGATCACGGTAGTGGACGAGGCGGACGTCCCCCGGGAACCGGTCAGCCCCAGGCCACTGGTCAACCTGGCGGTCGCCCTGCTGATCGCGCTGATCGCCACCATGGCCGTGATCATCCTCCGTGACCGCCTGGACACGACCCTCACCTCCTCCGAGGCGCTACGGGAGGCGTCGGGCGGCTCGGTCCTCGGGGTCATCGGCTACGAGCGGGACGCGCGGCACCACCCCCTGATCGTGCGCAACCGTGGCCGGTCGTCCCGATCCGAGGCGTTCCGCGCGCTCCGGACCAACCTGCAGTTCATCGGCGTCGACCGGCAGCCGAAGTCACTCGTGGTCACCAGCTGCCTGCCGGGCGAGGGGAAGTCCTCGACCTCCGCCAACCTCGCGATCACGCTGGCCCAGGCGGGCTGGCGGGTCATCCTGGTGGACGGCGACCTGCGCCGCCCCAGCATTCCCCGCTACCTCGGCATCGAGGGGGTGACGGGCCTGACGGACGTGCTGATCGACAGGACACGCCTGAACGAGGTCATCCAGGTCTGGGGCGATGCAGGCCTGTCCGTCCTGCCGAGCGGCCAGATCCCGCCGAACCCGAGTGAGCTGCTCGGCTCGAACGGGATGCGCCAGGTGCTCGCCCAGCTCACCGAGACGTACGACATGGTGATCATCGACGCGCCGCCGCTGCTGCCCGTCACCGACGCGGCGACGGTCACCGCGCTCTGCGACGGCGCGCTGCTCGTCGCCCGGTACGGCAAGACCCGCCGGGAGCACATGACCCGCGCCTCGGAACTGCTGGCGTCCATCAACGCCCGCGTGGTGGGAACCGTCCTGAACTTCGTCCCTGCCGGTAGCGACACGTACTACGGCTACAACAGCGGGTACGGTTACGAGTCCGAGGTCAAGAGGCCGGTGAGTGTGTGA
- a CDS encoding MraY family glycosyltransferase, with protein MSGTIALTAGAACLLSVTAAVPLRRLALRWDLTDHPGGHKVHARPTPYLGGVAITVGTVVPTVIALGFADLQIIAILLAAATVSVLGLIDDITPLPAATRLIVETAVAIGVVLSGVQATVTGTWLDSALTVVWIVVMTNSFNLLDNMDGALGTVTTVAAGLLAATALYQGHTSLAVLLCALACACLGFLPHNWAPARMFMGDSGSLFLGFTMACSATVLVMGRSPDATIAGLFLPMFVATVDTCVVFLSRMLANRPPLRGGTDHVSHRLRRMGLGTRAVATTLGAITAVTGALCLTTVSGLLSPLVAMVVAGAIAVALVSLLRGTNAHPPAQHPQIPQKTHERRR; from the coding sequence GTGAGCGGGACGATCGCCCTCACCGCGGGAGCGGCCTGCCTGCTCAGCGTGACGGCCGCCGTGCCGCTGAGGCGCCTGGCGCTGCGGTGGGATCTCACCGACCACCCCGGCGGGCACAAGGTCCACGCCCGCCCGACCCCGTACCTCGGCGGTGTCGCGATCACGGTGGGCACGGTCGTGCCCACCGTGATCGCGCTCGGCTTCGCCGATCTGCAGATCATCGCGATCCTCCTCGCCGCCGCCACGGTGTCCGTCCTCGGCCTGATCGACGACATCACCCCCCTGCCCGCGGCCACCAGGTTGATCGTGGAGACCGCGGTGGCGATCGGGGTGGTGCTCTCCGGCGTCCAGGCGACCGTCACCGGGACGTGGCTGGACAGCGCCCTCACCGTGGTGTGGATCGTCGTGATGACGAACTCCTTCAACCTGCTGGACAACATGGACGGCGCGCTGGGAACCGTCACCACCGTGGCCGCCGGTCTCCTCGCGGCCACGGCCCTGTACCAGGGCCACACCTCGCTCGCGGTGCTCCTGTGCGCGCTCGCCTGCGCGTGCCTGGGCTTCCTGCCGCACAACTGGGCGCCCGCGAGAATGTTCATGGGGGACTCCGGGTCGCTGTTCCTCGGATTCACGATGGCCTGCTCGGCGACCGTCCTGGTCATGGGACGGTCGCCGGACGCGACGATCGCCGGATTGTTCCTGCCGATGTTCGTGGCGACCGTCGACACCTGCGTGGTCTTCCTCTCCCGCATGCTGGCGAACCGCCCGCCGTTGCGGGGCGGTACCGACCACGTGTCGCACCGGCTGCGCCGTATGGGCCTGGGGACCCGTGCGGTCGCCACGACGCTGGGCGCGATCACGGCGGTCACCGGCGCCCTCTGCCTGACGACGGTCTCGGGCCTGCTGTCACCGCTCGTCGCGATGGTCGTGGCGGGCGCGATCGCCGTCGCTCTCGTCAGCCTGCTGCGGGGCACGAACGCCCACCCGCCGGCTCAGCACCCCCAGATCCCTCAGAAAACTCACGAAAGGCGGCGTTGA
- a CDS encoding NAD-dependent epimerase/dehydratase family protein, translating to MSTTSSTKYLITGGSGFIGSHLADALLARGDSVVALDNLSTGRLENLHPHPNLRFVHGSVLDELMVDELVHRCDVVVHMAAAVGVKLIVEQPLRSLTTNIRGSEIVIEAAHRYRKKILITSTSEIYGKNSSGALHEKADRILGSPAVVRWAYSTAKAVDEILANAYHKERGLPTIVVRLFNTVGPRQSPTYGMVIPSLVRQALSATPLTVFGDGTQTRCFAHVADIVDALLRLLDEDAAVGETFNIGSTDEVSIMELAKLIIEFTGSTSGVDLIPYSQAYEQGFEDMTRRVPDTTKLRALTGWAPRRCLDQILTEIIREASGDPAAFPR from the coding sequence GTGAGCACAACATCAAGCACCAAATATCTGATAACGGGCGGCAGCGGATTCATCGGATCGCATCTGGCCGACGCACTGCTCGCGCGCGGTGACTCCGTCGTCGCCCTGGACAACCTCTCGACGGGACGGCTGGAGAACCTGCACCCCCACCCGAACCTGCGTTTCGTGCACGGTTCGGTCCTGGACGAACTCATGGTCGACGAGCTGGTCCATCGGTGCGACGTCGTCGTCCACATGGCGGCCGCGGTCGGCGTCAAGCTGATCGTCGAGCAACCGCTGCGGTCGCTGACGACCAACATCCGGGGTTCGGAGATCGTCATCGAGGCCGCGCACCGATACCGGAAGAAGATCCTGATCACCAGCACGAGCGAGATCTACGGCAAGAACTCCTCCGGCGCGCTGCACGAGAAGGCCGACCGCATCCTCGGCAGCCCCGCGGTGGTCCGATGGGCCTACAGCACCGCCAAGGCCGTCGACGAGATCCTCGCCAACGCCTATCACAAGGAGCGCGGCCTGCCGACGATCGTCGTCCGGCTGTTCAACACCGTGGGCCCGCGGCAGAGCCCGACCTACGGCATGGTGATCCCGAGCCTCGTCCGGCAGGCCCTGTCGGCCACGCCCCTGACGGTCTTCGGCGACGGGACCCAGACCCGCTGCTTCGCACACGTCGCGGACATCGTCGACGCGCTGCTCCGGCTGCTCGACGAGGACGCGGCCGTCGGTGAGACCTTCAACATCGGCTCCACCGACGAGGTGAGCATCATGGAGCTGGCGAAACTCATCATCGAGTTCACCGGGTCCACCTCCGGGGTCGACCTCATCCCCTACTCCCAGGCCTACGAGCAGGGGTTCGAGGACATGACCCGCAGGGTTCCGGACACCACGAAGCTCCGCGCGCTCACCGGCTGGGCTCCGCGGCGCTGTCTCGACCAGATCCTCACCGAGATCATCAGAGAGGCCTCCGGCGATCCGGCGGCGTTCCCCCGGTGA
- a CDS encoding NAD-dependent epimerase/dehydratase family protein, translating into MRVLVTGGAGFIGAHMCRALAARPEVGHITVLDDLSSGDLTNLDGVEATVVTGSILDRDLLTDLVAGVTHVIHLAARPSVPRSLADPLASHAVNATGTLHVLEACRASRPHVILASSSSVYGDSPEPHKHEDLPTRPLSPYGAGKLAAEAYALAYAHSYGLPVLPFRFFNVYGPLQSAGHAYAAVIPAFVSAALRGEPVPLHGDGLQSRDFTYVGSVTQVLADAAAQRMTSTKPVNLAFGTLVSLRHLMGLLSEILGRPVEETCLPPRPGDIRQSQASPRLLRELFPGVRPVPLEDGLRTTVAWFERTQVPGIGAEVGGYA; encoded by the coding sequence ATGAGAGTGCTGGTGACGGGCGGCGCCGGTTTCATCGGCGCGCACATGTGCCGGGCGCTGGCCGCCAGGCCCGAGGTCGGGCACATCACGGTGCTGGACGATTTGAGCAGCGGGGACCTCACCAACCTCGACGGCGTCGAGGCGACGGTGGTGACGGGCAGCATCCTGGACCGGGACCTGCTGACGGACCTGGTGGCCGGTGTCACGCACGTGATCCACCTCGCCGCCCGGCCGTCGGTGCCCCGCTCCCTGGCCGACCCGCTGGCCTCGCACGCCGTCAACGCGACCGGCACCCTGCACGTGCTGGAGGCGTGCCGCGCGAGCAGACCACACGTGATCCTCGCCTCCTCGTCCTCGGTGTACGGCGACAGTCCCGAACCCCACAAGCACGAGGACCTGCCCACCAGACCGCTCAGCCCGTACGGGGCCGGCAAGCTCGCCGCGGAGGCGTACGCACTGGCCTACGCGCACAGCTACGGCCTGCCGGTCCTGCCGTTCCGCTTCTTCAACGTCTACGGCCCGCTGCAGAGCGCCGGGCACGCGTACGCGGCCGTGATCCCGGCGTTCGTCTCCGCCGCGCTGCGGGGCGAGCCGGTTCCGCTGCACGGCGACGGCCTCCAGTCGCGGGACTTCACCTACGTGGGCTCGGTGACCCAGGTCCTCGCCGACGCGGCCGCGCAGCGGATGACCAGCACGAAGCCGGTGAACCTGGCGTTCGGGACCCTCGTCTCCCTCCGGCACCTGATGGGCCTCCTCTCCGAGATCCTCGGCCGCCCCGTCGAGGAGACCTGCCTGCCGCCCCGACCGGGCGACATCCGGCAATCCCAGGCCTCTCCCCGTCTGCTGCGTGAACTGTTCCCCGGCGTGCGTCCCGTCCCACTTGAGGACGGGCTCCGCACAACGGTGGCCTGGTTCGAGAGAACGCAGGTCCCGGGTATCGGGGCCGAAGTCGGCGGCTACGCGTGA